The DNA segment GCTCGGCCACACTGTCGGCCAGCAGCACGGTGAGCGTGGCCGTGGCCGACAGCGCCGGCCGGCCGTGGTCCTTGACCAGCACCACCAGGCTGTGGCGCGCCGCGTCGCGGGCGAGCGGGAAGCGCGCCGTGCGCACCTCGCCGCTGTGCAGCCCCAGGCGGAAGAGCCCCGGCTCCGTGGCCTTGGCCAGCTCGTACGACAGCCAGGCGTTCTGCCCCGCGTCCGCGTCCACCGCCACCACCTTGGCCACCAGTGCGCCGGGCTCGGACGAGCGCGGCGCCAGCTCCACGCCCGCCCAGCCCGTACCCGCCGGTGGAGGAGGAGGCGGGTAGAGCACCTGCGGCGCGTTGTCGTTCTCATCCACGATCAGCAGCCGCACCGACACGTTGCTGCTCAGCGCCGGCGAGCCGCCGTCCTCCGCCCGCACCCACAGCTCCACCTCGCGCACCTCCTCGTAGTCGAAGGAGCGCAGCGCGTACAGCGCGCCCGTCTCCGCCTGCACCGACACGTACGACGACAGCGGCAAGCCCCGCACCCGCCCCTCCGACAGCCGGTAGCGCACGCGAGCGTTCTGCCCCCAGTCCGCGTCCGTCGCCCGCACCGTCAGCACCAGCGCTCCCGCCGCGTTGTTCTCGGCCAGCCGCGCAGTGTAGCTCTCCCTCGTGAACACTGGTGCGTTGTCGTTCACATCCAGCACCCGCAGTGCCAACACGGCGCTGCTCTGCAGGGGCGGTGACCCTCCGTCCATCGCCCTCACCGTGACATTGTATGCCGACACCTGCTCTCGGTCCAACTCCCGTGCTGTCACCACGCGGTAGTAGTCCTCATAGGACTTCTCCAGCCGAAATGGGAGGCCCCCATCCAGCAAGCATCGCACTTCACCATTGCCCCCGGAGTCACGGTCGTGCACATGGAGCAGGGCCACCACCGTCCCCGGCGGAGCCTCTTCAGATATTTCACTCAGCGTCGACGAAACTGTAAGGTCTGGTGCATTGTCATTCACATCTGTCACGGTGATCACGACTTTCGTCTTGTCAGAGAGCTCTCCTCCGTCCCGTGCTTGCACTCCCAGTTCATGTAAGGAGATTTCCTCAAAGTCCAAATCGTCCTTAATGGTTATTTCTCCTGTCTCAGAATCCAGATGAAAAAGTTCACTCGCCCTGTCTGAAATTTTGTGGAAGCTGTATTTGACATGCCCATTGAGACCCTCGTCGGCGTCGGTGGCCGTGACAGTGACTAGGATAGTGTCGAAGGGCACATCCTCCGGCACACGTACCGTGTACTCCTCCTGGCTGAACACGGGCGCGTTGTCATTCGCGTCCAGCACCGTCACGTGGATCCGCGCCGTGCCTGTCCGTGCCGGATCGCCGCCGTCCCTCGCCCTCAGCACCAGCTCGTGAAACGCTACCTCCTCCCTGTCCAAAGCCTTCGCCAGCACCAGTTCGGGACGCTGATCCCCGCCGGGGCCCGCCTGCATGGCCAGCGAGAAGTGTTCGTCGCCGCTCAGCTCATAGCTCAGCAGCGAATTCCTTGCTAAATCCGGATCATGGGCCTCAGGCAGGGAAAACCGCGACCCCGGGGCTGTCATCTCGCTCAGTCTCAGCTCCATTTCTGCCTGTCGGAAGCTGGGCACATTGTCGTTAATGTCCATGATTTCCACTTCGATTCCATAAACCTGCATCTGTCCCTCCACTATCAGCTCACAGCGCAGCACGCATTTCTCCACCACCCGACACAGCTGCTCCCTGTCGATTTTTTCGGCTGTCACCAAATGTCCTGTCTTCCCGTGCAGAGAGAAATACTGCGTCCTACCTTTATCCAAGATACGGAGTCCGTTCTCCCGGAGCGCCGGCAGCTGCAGACCCAGGTCCTTGGCCACGTCGCCCACGAACGAACCCTTGGGTATCTCCTCGGGCACCGAGTAGCGCAGCTGCCCCCACGCCGCCTCCCACGCCGCCAGCAGGGCGGCCCACAGCAGGACTCGCTGCCGCCGGCCCCAGCGCCTCCCCGCCGCGCACATCTCGGCCGCGCCACCGCCGGTACTGCAACACCACTGCACTGTTGCCGGAAAGCGCTGACCGCCGACACTGCGCCCACTGTCGCTCGCACTACAACTGAGACTGGCTCCCGACCGCTGCCGGCAGTCCCTCCGTCTCGCTTCAGCACGGTTCCGCACCGCGGGGACGATCCAGAACGCTCGCCTGGCCGCCAAAGCAGACTGCTAGCCGGGCCGGACTGCAGCGGGCGGGGCTGCAGCGCTCCGACCTTCCTCTCGCTCCTCTCGGTCAACAGCGGCGCCCGCAGTCTCCTCCCGGCACTGCAGGTACCGAGCGCTGCCGAGCGATGCCCGCCCAGCCACGCATAAGTGGGTTCCCTTCCAGAGTGGATCTccttcttcagcttttctccATCTGATCTCTGCTTTGATCCTTCTGCTGAACATGACCAATAGAAATAATACGCCTCCCGTCTTCGTGGTATTTCTAATcgtaaagaaattttttttcattgctataTAATACAAATTACTCAGGATATGATGTGCAAAGTGTTATCAGGCTTTTTGCATTAGTCCCGAACGCACAATCACCCAAACCTATTGCGTAGTGAATATTGATTGCAGATCAAATCAGCGTCATGTTATGGAGGACCAACTGTATTCCCATGAAGAGCGAGGAATTAACAATCCCCATGTCCTGCCATATAGGGACAGAACATTTTCTCACCCTTTCTGCCGCCTAATAGACCTTCACTTGAGTGCTAGAACTCGAATATTAATAGTACAAGACAACGATGAAGATCCATCCAGTCTCCTTAAGCCCTTGCCTCTGGTATTTTTAATTATCCCCTCCACATCGAACGCTGATCAGAATCAGTTTGGTGTGAATCAAACCTGCCTTTGTCACCCTTCTCCAACCAGTATTTCGAATTTTTCGTTAAAGACACAGATAAGACTGTGCTTGGACTTTGGACACTCTGTTTGGGAGTAACTCAGCACCCTGCAGAGGTGCTCATGCATATCCTCTGTccataataaaaaaccccaaacgaGCACGTATCACACTTTTGGCGTTAAACGCTATCAAATAGCAACATGTATACTTTTTAACCATTAAGGATTAAAAACAGAAGACCatgtgagaaaaggaaaaactgcagcaaaaaacccctctaATCCTAACTAACTAACAAACAAATTCAAACtcaatttgattttcttttttagatcGCATTGTATATCTCTGTAGAACAAAGAGATGAGGAACAGTAGACAAGACCGAACTACCACTGAAACTGGAGAACAAAACGGGAAATAAATGCACAAAGAGAGTTCCTTGACATGGTcaaaaaccctcccaaaacaatacaaaacagaaaaaccccaacaaaaagaTCAATCCCAATAACGCTGCCATTCCTGCAGATTCCTTCCAGCAAAAGATGAGAGGTCACACGGCAGAGAAAAGGAATACTGATTCGGGAGGAAAAATCAGTAACTTCCCCCATCAAGGAGGCACATGCACCTTTCATTTGAAAGCCCAACACCGAAACAGCATTTACTACTGAGGTTTTGTTCAGGTGTCACACATTTGAAAGCGTATCACTTCGGGAAAACAagatttggaagaaaaaacGTAAACCCCATTTCCCCGAGCCAGTCACAAAGAACTAGTGGATCTGATTCTACACAATCGGCCTTCTACGTTAATAAACCATAGTCTTTTATGT comes from the Pithys albifrons albifrons isolate INPA30051 chromosome 15, PitAlb_v1, whole genome shotgun sequence genome and includes:
- the LOC139678766 gene encoding protocadherin gamma-A10-like isoform X9, whose amino-acid sequence is MCAAGRRWGRRQRVLLWAALLAAWEAAWGQLRYSVPEEIPKGSFVGDVAKDLGLQLPALRENGLRILDKGRTQYFSLHGKTGHLVTAEKIDREQLCRVVEKCVLRCELIVEGQMQVYGIEVEIMDINDNVPSFRQAEMELRLSEMTAPGSRFSLPEAHDPDLARNSLLSYELSGDEHFSLAMQAGPGGDQRPELVLAKALDREEVAFHELVLRARDGGDPARTGTARIHVTVLDANDNAPVFSQEEYTVRVPEDVPFDTILVTVTATDADEGLNGHVKYSFHKISDRASELFHLDSETGEITIKDDLDFEEISLHELGVQARDGGELSDKTKVVITVTDVNDNAPDLTVSSTLSEISEEAPPGTVVALLHVHDRDSGGNGEVRCLLDGGLPFRLEKSYEDYYRVVTARELDREQVSAYNVTVRAMDGGSPPLQSSAVLALRVLDVNDNAPVFTRESYTARLAENNAAGALVLTVRATDADWGQNARVRYRLSEGRVRGLPLSSYVSVQAETGALYALRSFDYEEVREVELWVRAEDGGSPALSSNVSVRLLIVDENDNAPQVLYPPPPPPAGTGWAGVELAPRSSEPGALVAKVVAVDADAGQNAWLSYELAKATEPGLFRLGLHSGEVRTARFPLARDAARHSLVVLVKDHGRPALSATATLTVLLADSVAELLDELGSAADAGAPGEPAESLTRWLVLAVAAVSCLFLAFLILLLALRLRRWRRSQLLADTSGALRGVPATHFVGIDGVRAFLHSYSHEVSLTADSRKSQLRFSGGSCCDTLPARPAPDEPPPLLGEEDPARASPVNPAAPSQAQPNTDWRFSQTQRPGTSGSQNGEEAGAWPNNQFDTEMLQAMILASANEAADGNSTLGGGNGTMGLSARYGPQFTLQHVPDYRQNVYIPGSNATLTNAAGKRDAKNAAPAGGNKKKSGKKEKK